Proteins encoded in a region of the Planococcus shixiaomingii genome:
- a CDS encoding class I SAM-dependent methyltransferase — protein sequence MEFRGASVYDQEDFLSNYMKRRSRKDSPNNAIENPIMYELIGDFQNKSLLDLGCGDASFGKELLEQGAAFYTGVEGSEQMVASASRNLAGENGTVHHETMETYSYPTKTFDLVASRFAIHYVSDVHSLFQSVHKTLKDDGKFVFSVQHPLTTSSFISKQSGDKRGNWIVDDYFLEGERKEPWIEQIVVKYHRTIEHYFKALTNSGFSVVDLREGTPKREHFSNEEEFLRRQRIPVVLAFSCTK from the coding sequence ATGGAGTTTAGAGGCGCAAGTGTTTATGACCAAGAAGATTTTCTTTCAAATTACATGAAGAGGAGGAGCAGAAAGGATAGCCCGAACAACGCTATCGAAAATCCCATCATGTATGAACTCATCGGTGACTTTCAAAATAAAAGTCTTTTGGACTTAGGATGCGGTGATGCCTCCTTTGGAAAAGAATTGCTTGAGCAAGGCGCAGCTTTTTACACAGGAGTGGAAGGTTCTGAGCAAATGGTAGCCTCTGCTAGCCGTAACTTAGCCGGCGAAAACGGCACGGTTCACCACGAGACAATGGAAACCTACAGTTACCCAACCAAAACATTTGATCTGGTTGCTTCCCGTTTTGCCATCCACTATGTCTCAGATGTTCATTCACTGTTCCAGAGTGTGCACAAAACCTTGAAGGATGATGGCAAGTTTGTGTTCAGTGTCCAACATCCCCTTACGACTTCTTCCTTTATAAGCAAACAATCAGGAGATAAGCGCGGTAACTGGATTGTTGACGACTATTTTCTTGAAGGTGAACGAAAAGAGCCGTGGATTGAACAAATTGTTGTAAAATACCACCGAACCATTGAACATTATTTTAAGGCCCTTACTAACTCCGGCTTCTCAGTCGTTGATTTGCGCGAAGGAACGCCGAAGCGCGAACATTTCAGCAATGAGGAAGAGTTTTTAAGAAGACAGCGAATTCCTGTTGTCCTGGCGTTTTCTTGCACGAAGTAA
- a CDS encoding M20 family metallopeptidase: MVTTELMEKLESKEQRIIDIRRHLHEHPELSFKEEQTAAYIEDFYKEVPVDGVETNVGGHRGIAVTIKGAKPGKTIAIRADFDALPIQEETGLPFASKNEGVMHACGHDGHTAYMLVLGETLAEMKEQLAGTVKIIHQPAEEMPPGGAIGMIEAGVLDDVDLIFGIHVMSTMETGKVYYRSGNTQTGRARFKLLVQGKGGHGSSPHMANDAIVAASSFVMNCQTIVSRRINPFDTAVVTIGSFDGKGQFNIIKDSVALEGDVRTMSKESRELVEEQVRHFVKGLEASFGVTTTLEYMNDYPVLYNDPEATEQVRKALVQADIPEVADVLEVAPQPPSEDFAYYLQEKPGCFFYVGAKPEGKQGYPHHHPKFEIDEKSLLISAKAMAAVVASYCGTDE; encoded by the coding sequence ATGGTAACCACAGAATTAATGGAAAAATTAGAGTCGAAAGAGCAGCGCATTATCGACATTCGCCGTCATCTTCATGAGCATCCGGAACTTTCATTCAAAGAAGAACAGACGGCTGCTTATATCGAAGACTTTTATAAAGAAGTGCCGGTGGACGGAGTTGAAACGAACGTAGGCGGCCATAGGGGAATTGCCGTGACGATCAAAGGTGCAAAGCCTGGTAAAACCATCGCCATCCGCGCGGATTTTGATGCTTTGCCGATCCAGGAAGAAACGGGGCTTCCGTTCGCTTCTAAAAATGAGGGAGTCATGCATGCCTGCGGCCACGATGGGCATACCGCCTATATGCTGGTGTTGGGCGAGACTTTGGCTGAGATGAAAGAACAATTGGCTGGAACCGTTAAAATCATTCATCAGCCAGCTGAGGAAATGCCGCCGGGCGGAGCCATTGGCATGATTGAAGCGGGAGTTCTCGACGATGTGGATTTAATCTTTGGGATTCACGTCATGTCGACAATGGAAACTGGCAAAGTTTATTACAGAAGCGGCAATACCCAGACCGGGAGAGCCCGTTTCAAGCTGCTTGTGCAAGGGAAAGGCGGCCATGGTTCCTCGCCGCATATGGCCAATGACGCTATTGTCGCAGCGAGTTCGTTTGTGATGAATTGCCAAACGATTGTCAGCCGCCGGATAAATCCTTTCGATACGGCTGTTGTCACCATCGGGTCATTTGATGGTAAAGGGCAATTCAATATCATTAAAGATTCGGTCGCCCTTGAAGGTGATGTGCGGACGATGTCGAAAGAATCCCGCGAACTGGTGGAAGAGCAGGTTCGCCATTTTGTGAAAGGCTTAGAAGCATCTTTTGGCGTTACCACAACGCTTGAATACATGAATGATTACCCCGTTCTCTACAACGATCCGGAAGCGACGGAACAAGTCCGGAAAGCACTGGTGCAAGCGGATATTCCGGAAGTGGCAGACGTGCTGGAAGTCGCACCGCAGCCGCCATCCGAGGATTTTGCCTATTACCTGCAAGAAAAGCCCGGCTGCTTTTTCTATGTAGGCGCAAAGCCGGAAGGAAAACAAGGCTACCCGCATCACCATCCGAAATTCGAGATCGACGAGAAAAGCCTGCTCATCAGCGCAAAAGCGATGGCGGCGGTCGTTGCTTCTTATTGCGGTACTGATGAATAA
- a CDS encoding alpha/beta hydrolase: MSEERMIRSFDGTQLFTRKDEAEKQKAVAVIAHGLAEHLGRYDALADTLLKHGFTVYRYEQRGHARSEGERTYFKDFNEMPDDLKTIMDLAKKENPGQSVFLIGHSMGGFTAASFGTKYPGQAEAIVLSGALTRYNKEIFGPLPMDLPADTYLDNELGEGVCSDPAVVKAYEEDPLVEKKISVGLINVFAPGVAWLKEEAESFVDPVLVLHGNEDGLVSEKDSRDFFGDIGSKDKTLKIYASLMHEILNEPSKYKIYDEIIEWMDERL; encoded by the coding sequence ATGAGCGAAGAACGAATGATCCGGTCTTTTGATGGCACTCAGCTGTTCACCCGCAAGGACGAAGCCGAGAAGCAAAAAGCGGTGGCAGTGATTGCACATGGTTTAGCCGAGCATTTAGGGCGCTATGATGCACTGGCCGACACCTTATTGAAGCATGGTTTTACAGTTTACCGGTATGAGCAGCGGGGGCATGCACGTTCTGAAGGGGAACGGACTTATTTCAAGGATTTCAACGAAATGCCGGATGATCTGAAAACGATTATGGACTTGGCGAAAAAAGAGAATCCTGGCCAATCGGTTTTTTTAATCGGCCACAGCATGGGTGGCTTTACAGCGGCGTCGTTTGGGACGAAATATCCGGGGCAAGCGGAGGCCATCGTTTTGTCCGGCGCGCTGACTCGCTACAACAAGGAAATATTTGGACCGCTTCCAATGGACTTGCCGGCAGATACCTATTTGGATAATGAGCTCGGCGAAGGGGTGTGCAGCGACCCGGCAGTCGTCAAAGCGTACGAGGAAGATCCGTTAGTGGAAAAGAAGATTTCAGTCGGCCTCATCAATGTGTTTGCTCCAGGGGTTGCCTGGCTGAAAGAGGAAGCTGAGAGCTTCGTCGATCCGGTGCTCGTGCTGCATGGCAACGAGGACGGGCTAGTCTCGGAAAAAGACTCCCGCGATTTTTTCGGAGACATCGGCTCGAAAGACAAAACTTTGAAAATCTACGCTTCGCTCATGCATGAAATTTTAAACGAGCCTTCCAAATACAAAATTTATGATGAAATAATCGAGTGGATGGATGAACGTCTATAG